One window from the genome of Tachypleus tridentatus isolate NWPU-2018 chromosome 11, ASM421037v1, whole genome shotgun sequence encodes:
- the LOC143232111 gene encoding uncharacterized protein LOC143232111 → MNSNDDFQLSTEMNLMGYHSSSPLTSWSPGDQRLLAPVTVTRSSHAMVNGSHHLSLSSTPPPTSNSPHQVKIKSEPVSPPHDITLLRPSSISDQFCQVTH, encoded by the exons atgAACTCTAATG ATGATTTCCAGCTCAGTACCGAGATGAATCTCATGGGCTACCATTCATCAAGTCCGCTCACCAGCTGGTCGCCAGGTGATCAAAGACTGTTGGCTCCGGTAACTGTCACCAGGAG TTCTCATGCAATGGTCAACGGATCACACCACTTATCACTCAGCAGTACCCCCCCTCCAACATCTAACTCGCCACATCAAGTAAAGATTAAAAGTGAGCCTGTATCTCCTCCGCACGATATTACACTTTTGAGACCCTCTTCAATATCCGATCAGTTTTGTCAGGTGACCCACTAA